The Terrirubrum flagellatum nucleotide sequence CTGCTCGATCCGCGCGTCGCGGTGGATTTCCGCGCCGTGAGCGGCTGAGAAGAGAGTGACTGAACCACGCCTGAGGCGCTTTCCCTGATAGAGCGCATAGTCTGCATGATCGAAAAGCTCTTCGGCGGAGGCCGCCATCTCGGGATAGACGGCGAACCCTACCGATCCCGAAATCTGAACCGTCGCATCCGGCAAGGCGACAGGCGCCTTGGCCGCCGCGCAGAGCCGTTCGCCAAAAGAAAACAGATCGGCGTCCGACGCGATGTCGTTGACGATCAGCGCAAACTCGTCTCCGCCGAGACGAGCGAGATAAACCCGTTCCGATTGGCATATGGCTTCAAAACGGCGCGCGATTTCGAAAAGCAGCCGATCGCCGGCCGCGTGGCCGTGAAGATCGTTCACCGGCTTGAAGCCGTCGAGGTCGAGCATGCCGATGGCGACGCGCCTTCTGGAATCTGCGACGGACGCGAAAGCCGTCTTCAACTCGGAGAAGAATGCGCGCCTGTTCGGGATGTCGGTGAGACTGTCAACATTCGCGAGCCGGAAATTCTCGTCGCTCAGCGCCTGCGCGCGCGCCTGAGCCTCAATCATCCTGACGAAGTCGCGATAATTGATCAGCAGGATCGCCAGCATGGCGACCGACACGACAGCGAGATTGATCGCCGTCGCGACGAGCGTCTTCTGCCCGGTGAGGGAAAAGAACACCACGAAAGAACCATTGACGATCGCGGCGACCTTGAACGCTGCGGGACGCAGGTGCATCAGGCAGAAGATGCACGCGATCACCGTGATCGCCATATAAAACGCCACATGGGACTTGTCGTAGGCGTCGCCGGTGTAGAACAGGGCCAACGCCCAGCATGTGAACATGCAGGCGATAATGCTCGACAGTCGATTGGTGCGCTTCAGCGCCTTTCTGGCGATCTCGGCCGTCGGCGTAACGTTGCGCGACTTCCACCAGTGAATGATGCGAACGGCGCTCGCCACCGTCATGAAGATGGGGAAGCCGAGAGCGAGCCATGCCGGCGCTTCGCCGAGATGGGTAATGGCAAGCATCCAGGTGCTCACCATCAGGATCACATACATCAGCGGCACTTGCTGCGAGAATGCGCGATATTGCGCTTTCAGCAGGTCCGGATTGGAGGGGACGGACAGGAAGTCGAAGACCGCCGCCCCAAATGGCGATCGCGGCGCTGACTTGTCGCCCTTGCGCGAAGCCGGATCGATGAAGGAAGGCGCCAGTTCGCCGTCGGCGAGGTCGTTCGAAAGCGCCCGCCGCTTCACGTCCGCTCGTGTTTGACTTTCGCCAGCACGCACGATTACGCCCCAGGATCGGCCGTTTCGTGCGTGTCGCCGCGGCCCGCTCTATACCTATCGCGGGCAAGTTCCTAAATGCTTAATCGGCGTGTGAAATCAAAATCACGCCGCTTTCTGCAACGCCTTCTTGACTGCAGTCTTTCTGTCTCTTGAATTTCAAGCGAGAAAGCTTATCTTACTTTTGTCTTACCTTGCCTCCGGAGAGCCCAATGGCGCCTGTCGAAAAGTTGACGACCACCCTCTCGACGAAGGGACAGGTCATCCTGCCGACGTCGATCAGGCGTCGGCGACGCTGGGACGCCGGCACGCGACTGATTGTCGAGGACACTCCCGGGGGCGTGCTGCTCCATGCGGCTCCCGTGTTTGCGCCAACGCGCGCCGAAGAGGTGTTCGGGCGTCTGAAGCACAAGGGGACGCCAAAGACGATCGAGGAGATGGATGCCGGCGTCGCCGCCGAAGCAAGACGGCGGCATGCTCGCGATTGATACGAATGTGGTCGTTCGCTACCTCACGAACGATCATCCCGAGCAATCGCCTCGCGCAAAAGCGCTCATCGCGAAAGCCGACGTCTTCGTCAGCCTGACCGTGCTCCTGGAAAGCGAATGGGTGCTGCGGAGCGTGTATGGTTTCGCGCCTTCGCAGGTTTGCGACGCGCTCGGAGCGTTCGCCGGCCTTCCGCGAGTCACGATCGAAGAGCCGGCGATCGCGGCAAAGGCGCTGGGCTGGGTGGCTGAAGGACTCGATTTCGCCGACGCGCTCCATCTCGCAAAAGCGAGCGATTGCGAGGCCTTCGTCAGCTTTGATCAACGCCTGACGAAAACGGCGAAGGCGCTCGCCGACATCAAGGTTCGCGCGCCGTAACCGTGTTCGCTGCGGTTTACTTCGCCGTGGCGATCATCTTCTCCAAAAGCTCCATCGCGCGCACGCCGTCTGCGGCAAGCGGCGGGCTCGCCGGTTCGCCGCGCACGAGCCTGAGGAAATCGCCGATCAGCGCGTGATAGCCCTTATGATCCTCGTTCGCGGCGACAGTCAGGTTCGGCTCCCAGACGAGCGTGTCCTCGCCGTCGTTCAGCGTCGCCGCGATATTGTCGACCTTGAAAGGCGGCGCGCGATAGTAGCGAACCTCATGCACGTTGCGCACCTCGACGCGACGATGATCGCCCATCACCTGCCACCATTCCATCGGCGTGCCGCGCGACTGATGCGTGCCGATGACGAGCGTGCCGATCCCGCCTGACGCGAAGCGGAAATCGACATGGATGAGCAGCTTGCCGGGCTCCAGTTCGTGACGTCGCGCGCTCAATTCCTTCACCTCGCCCATGAGATGCGGGATGAGATCAAAATAATGCACGCAATGATGGAGATAGAAGCCGGTATAGTCGACGTCCTTCGCGAAGTAAGTCGGCGCCGTCATATATTCGCCGAGGAAGCTTGCGGGCGCGCCGAACTCGTCCTTTTTCACCACATTGATCGCGATGCGATTGGCGGTCGAATAGCGCTTCATGAAGCCGAGCACAACCGGCTTGCCCGCTTTCGCCGAGGCGTCGGCCAGTTTGCGCGCTTCGGCGGCTGTCGCCGCCGGCGGCTTTTCCGCGAAGACAGGCAGCCCTTTCGCCAGCGCGGCGAGGCCGACTTCGAGATGCGCCGCGGGACCCGCGGCGACTCCGATGGCGTCGACGTCGTTGCGCGCGACGATCTCGCGCCAGTCGCGCGTCGTCTCGGCGACGCCGTAACGCTGCGCCGTGCGGCCGAGGCGATCCGTATCGATGTCGCAGAGAGCGACGATCTTCACATCGTGGCGCGCGATCTGCGGCAGCAGCATTTCATTGGCGTGGACGCCGCAGCCGACCCAACCGATCCGGATCGTCATGCGTATCTCCTGGCGAAAGAAAGCGCGCCCTTGAGATAGGCGATCGACGCGGCGAGATCGGCGTCCTCATTCTTTTCGGGCGCGCGCCATTGCGCCAGCGTCACGCCGGCGTCCTCATCGTCGCGCCGGAACGGTTCCAACACGATCGGCCCCTTGTATGCGACATCGACAAGCGCGCGCGCGATCGACGGCCAGTCGATATGGCCGGCGCCGACGAAGCCCCTGTTGTTCTCGTTCGCCTGGAAATGAAACAGGAGATCGCCGGTGTCGCGGATCGCCTGCGCCAGATTCCATTCCTCCATATTCATGTGGAAGGTGTCGAGCATGACGCCGACCGCTTTCGAGCCGACACGCTCCGCGAGTTGCTTCGCGTGGTGGGCCGTGTTGGCGATATCGGTCTCGAAACGGTTGAGCGGCTCGATGCCGAAGCGCACGCCCGTTCCCTCCGCCGCCTTGCCCGCGCGCGAAAGGCCGCTCACGACCGCGTCAATCTTGCGCTTGCGATCATCCGGCGCGCAGGGAGTCGGCGGCCGCCCCGCGAACACCATCGGCGCGCCATAGAGCGGGCCGCCGACCATGTCGGCGCCAAGCGCCTCGGCGATCTTCACACAGCTCTGGAGATAGGCGACGCCGGCTTCATGCGCCGCCTTGTCGGGACTGGCGAGATCGCGCTGGAGATTGACGCGCGCCGCGAGCACCACGGAAAGGCCGGCGTCCCTGATCGCGGCCTTCGTTTCCTTGAGATCAACCTCGCCGTCCTCGGGAACCAGCATCTCGATGCAATCGGCGCCCGCCTTCTTCATGCGCGCGAATGTCGGGAAATGTTCGCGCGTGAACGGACGCGCGTAGAACATGGAGATGACGCCGATGGGATTTGTCATGATTTCACCGCGCCGGCTGTGAGGCCGCCGACGAGCCGTCGTTGCACAAGGAGAAACAGGATGGTCACGGGGATTGCGATCAGCGTGCCTCCGGCCGTGAGCAGGCCCCACTGGATCGTGAATTCGCCGATGAAGAGCTGCAGCGCGACCGTGACCGTGCGGACGCTCTGGCCCGACAGCATCATGGCGAAGAGATATTCGTTCCAGGAGGTGATGAAGATGTAGATGCCGGCGGTCGCGACGCCCGGCGCCACCAGCGGCAGGATCACATGGCGGATCGTCTCCCAGCGACTCGCGCCATCGATCGTCGCGGCTTCGTCGAGATCCTGCGGGATGGTGGCGAAATAGCTCGTCAGCATCCAGATCGCGAAGGGGATCGAGAAAGTGGAATGGCCGATGACGACGCCGAGAAAGGTGTCGATCAGGCCAAGGCTCCGCATCAGGATGAAGAGCGGAATGATCAGCAGCACGATCGGGAACATGTTGATGACGAGAAACCCCGTCATCAGCGACCGCCTTCCGGGGAAGCGGAAGCGCGAGAAGGCGTAGCCAGCGGGGATCGACACGGCGAGGCCGAGCAGCGACGCGCCGGTCGCGATGATCAGGCTGTTCAGCAGATTGCCTGCGAAGCTCGTGCGCGAAAGAAGTTCGCGATAGTGATCGAGCGTCGCGGCGCGCGGGAGATAGCGCACCGGCCATTCCGCCAGCTCCGGCGTCGGCTTGATCGAGGTGAGCACCATCCAGACATAGGGCGCGATCGCAAACAGCACGATCAGCAGCGTCGGCAGCTCGATCTGCAAGAGGCGCGCGGCGGGAGATCGTGCGCTCATCGAGCGATATCCCGCGAAGCGCGCTTCACATAGAGCCAGACCACGGCGAGCAGCAGCACAGTCAGCACCAGCGCGAGCGCCGCGCCATATCCGAACTCCATGCCGCTATAGGCGCGCTGGAAAGCGTAAAGCGGCAGCGTGTGCGTGGCGTAGCCGGGGCCTCCGCCGGTCATGACGAGAATGACGTCGAGCGAATTCGCCACCCAGATGGTGCGCAGAAGCAGCGCCGTCGCGATCACATCGGAAATGGACGGCAGCGTTACGTTGATGAAACGCTTCCAGCGCGAGGCGCCATCGATCTCGGCGGCCTCATAGAGATCAGCCGGAATGGTCTGCAGCCCCGCCAACAGCGTCACGGCGAAGAAGGGAAAGCCCTGCCAGACCAGCGCCAGCATGATCGCGCCAAGCGCCGTGTCGGGCCGCGCCAGCCAGGCGATCGGCGTCGCGATCACGCCAAGGCGAAGCAGCATGTCGTTCAAGACGCCGACATTGAAGTCGTACATCCAGGTCCACATGAGGCCGATGATCACGCTCGGCAGCGCCCAGGGAACGATGACCAGCGAGCGCGCAAGACCGCGCCACCAGAAACTTTCATTCAGCAGCAGTGCTGCAACGAGCCCGAGCAGGAATTGCAATCCCACGACGCCGACGATCCAGACGATCGAATGGCGCAGCGAAATCCAGAACACCTCGTCGCGGAGCACCGCGACGAAATTGCCCCAGCCGACGAACCGCGATCCGTCTGGATTGTAGATCACATAATCGTAGAGGGAGAGCCACACCGTCTGCGCAACGGGAAACAACACCACGGCCGCCGTGACAAAAACGGCGGGCAGAAGAAACCAGACGGGCGTCCAGTCGGCCCGTTGCGGATGGGCGACAGGAACGGAAGTCAAGGCTGCGGCGCTCACGACAATTGCTCTCGGCTGTTCAATTCAACCATTGGACTTGCTGTCGCCAAATTCGGGATTGGCGCCCTCTCCCCTTGCGGGAGAGGGTGTCATCGCCGCGCGATGCGCAGCATCGTCGCGGAAGCGATGACGGGTGAGGGGGACATTTTCTGAACACCCCTCATCCGTCGCTGCGTGAAGCGCAGCGACACCTTCTCCCGCAAGGGGAGAAGGAAGAGCGCGTTGAATAGCAGCCCGCACAACGGCCGCCTTTCACTTACCCATGAAAATGCTGCTCGATCGCCTTCATCATGTCGTCAGGCGAAATTTCACCGAGCAACGCGCGCTGCATGTTCGTCGGCCACACGCGAGAGATGAAGTCAGGCGTCTTGGGATGATCAGGCAGCGACGCCGCGATTGGAATCGAGGCCGAACTCGCTTCGACGAAGCGCTTGGGATGGCCGGTCCATTTCGCCTGTCCCGACGTCGTGATCGGCAACTGTCCCGTGAGCTTGTTGAGCTCGATATTGTTGTCGGCGGTCGATAGGAACGAGATCCATTTGAAGGCTGTGTCCTTCACCTTGCTGGCGGCGAAGATGGCGTTCGATTCATCGCCGAAATAGGTCCAGCCCTTGCCGTCGGCGCCTTGCGGAACCGCAACCGCCGACACCTTGTCGCCAAGCGCGCCGATCACTTCCGCGGCGGAGCCGACATGGTGGATCGCCATCGCGGTGCGGCCGGCCTTGAAGGCGTCGACGATCTGACGGAAGGAATCGGTCGGCGCCGAAGCCGGCGTCACCTTGTCCTCACGCATCAGATTCACATACCAGCGACACGCCGCGATCGCTTTCTCGCTCACCATGCCGCCCTTGTCGAAGCTCGCGCCGCCGCCGAGCACGAACGGCCCCCAATTGTCGAAACCGCCAGCGCCGCCGCGCATGCCGAAGCCGGCGACGTCGCCCTTGGTCAGCGCCTTCGCCGCGGCGCGGAATTCTTCAAACGTCTTCGGCGGCTGCAGGTTGGCCTGCTGGAAGAGATCGGCGCGATAATAGAGATAGATCACGACATATTGCAGCGGCAGATAATATTGCTTGCCGTCGGCGCCGCGATTGATCTTCCAGATATTGAAGGCGATGTCGGACCGGCCATCCCAGGCGTTCACCATCGCGTCGAGCGGTTCGAGCGCCCGCATCTGCTGGAAGCGCGCCGCCCATGACAGGCGCACCATGGCGCAGTCAGGCGCATTGCCGGCTACGATCGCGGCGAACAGGCGCGTCTGGTAGTCATTGCCGCCGCCCCACGGAATCGCTTCCGCCTGAATCTTGATTCCAGGATTTTCCTTCTCGAATTTCGCCACCAGTTCGGCCGGCGAATTCTGCGGATTGTCGAAATGATACCACCAGCGCACGGTCGTTCCGCTTTGGGCGAGCGCCGGCTTTGCGAGCGTCGACAGCGCCGCCGCGGCGCCGGCCGTTTTCAGAAATTGTCTGCGTTCCATTCTTCCCTCCCTGAACCTGATATTGCTTTTGATTGATGCGGCGGCCGCTCAGGCGAGCGCGTCCTGGAGATATTGTCCCGCTGCTCGCAGCGCGTCGCGCGCGGCGGGAAGTTCGCGCGCCATGCGCAAAAAGCCATGCACGACGCCGGGGAAATGATCGAAACGATGCTTGATCCCGGCGGCGGCGAGGCGACGGCTCATGGTCAACGTGTCGTCGCAGAGCGGATCAAGCCCGGCGGCGTTGAGATAGAGCGGCGGCAGGCCTGCGAGATTGGCGCGCGAGGAAGCCGCTGTCGGATCGGGCGACGCGGCGTTCGGCCCGAGATAATTGCCCCAGTACCAGTTCATGTTGACGGTCGAGAGCAGATAGGAGCCGTCGCCGAAGGCGCGGTGGCTTTCAGATGTCGCAAGCGGCTCGTAGCAGCCATAGAACAGCGCGGCCGTGCGCGGGAGCTTCTCCTTGCGATCGCGACGCGCGAGGAGCGTGGCGAGCGCAAGATTGGCGCCGGCGGAATCACCGGCGAGCGCGATGCGGCTCGCGTCGATTTCCGCGCCCAGCCCGCCTTTCTCGACAAAGGAAAGCGCGGCGAGAATATCGTCCATCGGCGCGGGGAATGGATGCTCCGGCGCGAGCCGATAATCGACGCCGAGCACGGCGCAGCCCGATTCGATCGCCAGCCAGCGCATCGCGCCGTCATGGGTCTCGATATTGCCGAAGGTCCAGCCGCCGCCATGAACGAAGATGATCACGGGCAAAACGCCTGACGCAGGGCGATAGAGGCGCGCCGGAATCGCCTGCGGCGCAGCGGAAATCTGAAGGTCGGAAATCGTCTGCACGTCGGGGCGGCCGACATTCCAGGGCGCGGCGTTGCGATCGAACAGGGCGCGGGCGTCCGCCATGGTCATCGAACGATAGTCGACCGGCGGCGCAGCGCGCGCGGCGTCGAGGATCGGCTGCATCGCCGGATCGATGTAAGGCGTCACGAAGCGATTCTTTCCGATGAGACTTCGACGATGGTGTCGATATGCTGCGCGAGCGCTTCGGCGAGGCCTTCGCCATCGCCCGCCGCCAGTTTTTCAGTGATGATGCGATGGCGCGCGGCCGTCTGCGTGAGCGGCCGGCGATGGCGCGGCTCCCACAATTTCTGCCGATGCGAATGCAGCGTGCACCGCTTCAATATCTGTTCGAGCGCGCGCAGGCCGGCCAATCGAAAAATGGTCGCGTGATATTCGGTGTCGAGTTCGATCAGGCGATATTCGTCGCCGGCGCGTGCGGCTTGATCCATCTCGCCCTGCAGCGTCTCAAGCGCCTCGATGGCCTCCGGCGTCACCGCCTTGGCGGCGCGCAAGGCGCCGCGCGTCTCCAGTCGTTTGCGCACCGCGACGATCTCGTCGGCCTCTTCCGGGTCGAGCGGCGTGATGGTGGTGCCGCGATGGCCGGCGCGGATGACGAGACCGTCCTCCTGCAGGCGCAGAAGCGCCTCGCGGACGGCGCCCTGGCTGCAGCCAAGACTCTCCGCCAGCCCCAACTCGGTGATCCGATCGCCGGGCTTCAACTCGTTCAAGACAATCCGGCGCTTCAGCGTCGCGTAGGTCGCGTCGCGTGCGTTCACCGCATCCTCCCGTTCTTCATTATCAATATTGATAATGCCGACCGGCGCCGGGCGCAAGGAGATTCGCAGACGGCTGAAAAAGCGCCGGCCGTTTGGCTAGGCGGCGTCTGCTACCCTCATCGTCACCGCATGGCGCGCCTTGCCGCCCGGCGCCAGCGAGCGACCGGAGGCGCGCTGCGACAACTCACCTGAAAAGCCGTCGAGATCGGCATGGCCGGTCCAGCACTCCATGGAGAGGAACGGCGCGCCGGGCTTGGTCCAGAGCGCGAGATGGGGGAAATCCTCCATCTCCATGGCGACGGCCGCGCCGCGCGGCGAGCGGAATTTCAGGACCTTGCTGCGCGCATCAAAGAAGCACAGCGCATCATGCGCAAAGAGATCATGCGCAAGCGGCAGCACAGTCCCTTTCAGCGGAACCGGTCGCTGGCCGGCGCCGATGAGCCCATCCCTGGTGATATCAGAAACCGAGGCTTTTTCCTCTCGCTCGAATTCGACGCTGTGGCCGCCGCCATCACCACCATCGAACGGCCAGGGAAAGGCGGGATGGAAACCGAGCGAGTAAGGCATCGCGGCCTCGCCCGCATTTCCGATCTCGAAAGCGAGCGACAGCGTTTTCGGCGTCAGCGTCGCCACGACGTCGAATGTAAAATCGAAGGGGTAATGCGTGCGGCTGTTCTCGTTCGCAGTCAGCCTGAGACGCGCGCGATCGGGCCGCGCTTCGACAACCGAGAACTGGCTGTCGCGGGCGAAGCCATGGCGCGGCATGGGGTAAGATTGGCCGCCGACGCGCACCTTGCCGCCGGCCGACGCGCCAACAACGGGAAAGAGGATTGGCGCGCACCGATCCCACCACGCCGGATCGCCGCTCCAGAGATAGTCGCGATCGCCGATGCGCCAGACGAGCGGTTCGGCGCCGCGCAGAGAGAGCAACGCGGTCGCGTCGCCGCTGGCAAGCCGAACCACATTTTCAGAAGCAACGCGCGCATACATATCGGGAGCTCCATTTCGTCCGCGCAGGTCTATCAAGGCGCCGCGCGCCGCGACAGGCCTCGCCGCGGCGCGTCAATTTTGAGCGACCGCTGTCTCGCGCCACAGCGATCGCGACGGGTCAGGGCTTGGCATGGCCGCGATCAGCGTGCGCGCATAATCACTCTGCGGCTGCTCGAAGATCGCTTCGGTCTCGTTCTCCTCGACGAGGGTTCCGCGATAGAGCAGCGCGACGCGATCGCAGACATGGCGGATGACGCCGAGATCATGGCTGACGAAGAGATAGGTCAGCTTCAGCCGCTGCTGCAGATCGTGCAGGAGATTGAGCACCTGCGCCTGCACTGACACATCGAGCGCCGATGTCGGCTCGTCGAGAATGAGGAATTCCGGCTCCAGCGCGAGCGCCCGCGCAATGCCGATGCGCTGGCGCTGGCCGCCGGAGAATTCGTGGGGATAGCGATAGAGATGCTCGCGCCGCAGGCCGACAAGCGAGAGAAGTTCGGCGACGCGATCGGTGCGCTGGCGCGCGCTCTTGCCGACGATGTCGTGATGGATCTCCAGCGGCTCGGCGATGATGTCGCGCACCGTGAGGCGCGGATTGAGCGAGGCGTAGGGGTCCTGGAAGACGATCTGGATCTTCGCGCGCAAGGCGCGCAGCGTGCGCGGCGAGAGCGTCGCGAGGTCCTGCCCGTCATAGGAGATGCGGCCCGACGTGATCTCGTCGAGACGCAGAATGCAGCGCGTCAGCGTCGTCTTGCCTGATCCGGATTCGCCGACAAGGCCGAAGCTCTCGCCGCGATTGACCTTGATCGTCACATCCTTCAGCGCCGTGAATTCGACCGGCTTCGCGAAGGGCCGGCGCGTCGCATAGATTTTGGTGACGTGATCGACGTCGAGGATCATTCCGCCGCCCTCGCCGTCTCCTCGTAGAGCGTGCAGGCGACGCTCTGACGCGCGCCAACCTCGATCATCGGCGGAAAACGCTGTTCGCAGCGCGGCGCGGCCTGAGCGCATCGCGGCGCAAAGCGGCAGCCGTGCGGCGGCCGCAGAAGATTGGGCACGGAGCCGCCAAGCGCTGCGAGCGCGCCGCGTTTCATCTTCGCGCCGGGCACGGCGGCGAGCAGCGCGCGCGTGTAGGGATGGCGCGGCTGCGACAGAACCGCGTCGACGCTCCCCTGCTCGATGATGTTGCCGGCGTACATCACGGCGACATGGCTGCAGAGCTGCGCTACGACGCCGAGATTATGCGTGATCAGGATCACCGCGAGATTATGCCTGCGCACGAGATCGTAGAAGATGCGCAGCACCTGCGCCTGCACCGACACGTCGAGCGCCGTCGTCGGCTCATCCGCGATGAGAAGATCAGGCCGGCCGATCAAAGCGAGCGCGATCAGCACGCGCTGGCGCATGCCGCCGGAGAATTCGTGGGGATAGGAGTCGAGCCGGTTCGCCGCGTCGGGAATGCCGACGCTGTCGAGCAGCTCCGCCGCCAGCTTGCGCGCGGCGGCGCGTCGCCTGGCGCCTGACGCGGATTTGTCGAGACCGAGGATCGACGGGTCTTCTTCAGCGGCGTGCAGCGCGACATCGATCATCTGCTCGCCGATACGGAAGGACGGATTGAGATTCGTCGTCGGGTCCTGGAAGATCATGCCGATACGACGGCCGCGCAGCTTGCGCATTTCTTCTTCCGACGCCGCAAGCACATCCTTGCCCTCGAACAGGATGCGGCCCTTCATGTAGCGGGCCGGCGGCGCCGACACGAGGCGCGAGATCGACAGGCCGGTCAGCGATTTTCCGCAGCCGGTCTCACCGACGACGCCCCAGATCTGGCCGCGTTCGACAGTCAAATCAACGCCGTTGAGAACATGCGCCTCACCCTCGAAACTCTTCATCCCGAGATGGAGATCGCGGATTTCGAGAAGCGCCGTCATTGCGTCAACGCCGGGCCTTTGGGTCGAACACGTCGCGCAGACCGTCGCCCAGAAGATTGAATCCGAAGACGGCGATGAAGATGGCGAGGCCGGGGAAAATCGCCGTCCACCACTGATCCGGCATGTAGCCGCGCGCGTTCGAGAGCATCAGCCCCCATTCCGGCGTCGGCGGCTTCACGCCGATGCCGATGAAGCCGAGCGACGCGACCGTGAGAATCGCAAAGCCCATATCGAGCGACATCTTCACGATCACGGGCGTCATCACATTCGGCAGGATGTGACGCAGCAGAATGCGGCCGGCGCCGGCGCCAAGCGCGCGCGCCGCGGTGACGAACATCTCCTCCTTGCGCGCGATCACTTCGCCGCGCACGAGGCGCGCGAAGCCGGGCCACCAGGAGAGCGAGATCGCAATCACCATGTTGAGCACGCCCGGCCCGAGCGAGGCCGCCACCGCCATGGCGAGAATGAGGCTCGGCAGCGTCAGCATGAGATCGGTGAAGCGCATGAGGGCTTCATCGATCCAGCCGCCGAAATAGCCTGCGATCGAGCCGACTGCCGCGCCGAC carries:
- a CDS encoding aldose 1-epimerase family protein, whose protein sequence is MYARVASENVVRLASGDATALLSLRGAEPLVWRIGDRDYLWSGDPAWWDRCAPILFPVVGASAGGKVRVGGQSYPMPRHGFARDSQFSVVEARPDRARLRLTANENSRTHYPFDFTFDVVATLTPKTLSLAFEIGNAGEAAMPYSLGFHPAFPWPFDGGDGGGHSVEFEREEKASVSDITRDGLIGAGQRPVPLKGTVLPLAHDLFAHDALCFFDARSKVLKFRSPRGAAVAMEMEDFPHLALWTKPGAPFLSMECWTGHADLDGFSGELSQRASGRSLAPGGKARHAVTMRVADAA
- a CDS encoding ABC transporter permease — encoded protein: MTTAVTAAPAMSARQEMWRRAFYRFGQSALSIVGLALVAALILMAILSPWIVPRPDQVAGAVDTAARFRPPSLANWFGTNEVGQDVLSLVIAGSRVSLFAGLAVVTIGALVGAAVGSIAGYFGGWIDEALMRFTDLMLTLPSLILAMAVAASLGPGVLNMVIAISLSWWPGFARLVRGEVIARKEEMFVTAARALGAGAGRILLRHILPNVMTPVIVKMSLDMGFAILTVASLGFIGIGVKPPTPEWGLMLSNARGYMPDQWWTAIFPGLAIFIAVFGFNLLGDGLRDVFDPKARR
- a CDS encoding ABC transporter ATP-binding protein, with amino-acid sequence MTALLEIRDLHLGMKSFEGEAHVLNGVDLTVERGQIWGVVGETGCGKSLTGLSISRLVSAPPARYMKGRILFEGKDVLAASEEEMRKLRGRRIGMIFQDPTTNLNPSFRIGEQMIDVALHAAEEDPSILGLDKSASGARRRAAARKLAAELLDSVGIPDAANRLDSYPHEFSGGMRQRVLIALALIGRPDLLIADEPTTALDVSVQAQVLRIFYDLVRRHNLAVILITHNLGVVAQLCSHVAVMYAGNIIEQGSVDAVLSQPRHPYTRALLAAVPGAKMKRGALAALGGSVPNLLRPPHGCRFAPRCAQAAPRCEQRFPPMIEVGARQSVACTLYEETARAAE
- a CDS encoding ATP-binding cassette domain-containing protein, whose protein sequence is MILDVDHVTKIYATRRPFAKPVEFTALKDVTIKVNRGESFGLVGESGSGKTTLTRCILRLDEITSGRISYDGQDLATLSPRTLRALRAKIQIVFQDPYASLNPRLTVRDIIAEPLEIHHDIVGKSARQRTDRVAELLSLVGLRREHLYRYPHEFSGGQRQRIGIARALALEPEFLILDEPTSALDVSVQAQVLNLLHDLQQRLKLTYLFVSHDLGVIRHVCDRVALLYRGTLVEENETEAIFEQPQSDYARTLIAAMPSPDPSRSLWRETAVAQN